A region from the Camelus ferus isolate YT-003-E chromosome 1, BCGSAC_Cfer_1.0, whole genome shotgun sequence genome encodes:
- the SETD4 gene encoding SET domain-containing protein 4 isoform X4, whose product MKKRGGRTSRIRRRKLLRNPESSRVNESYKPEFIELKKWLKDRKFEDANLIPARFPGTGRGLMSKTSLQAGQMIISLPESCLLTTDTVIRSYLGAYIAKWQPPPSPLLALCAFLVSEKHAGNQSPWKPYLEVLPEAYTCPVCLEPEVVNLLPRPLKAKAREQRTHVREFFTSSRGFFSSLQPLFSQAVESIFSHSALLWAWCTVNTRAVYMKRPPRPCLSAEPDTYALAPYLDLLNHSPRVQVKAAFNEETRCYEIRTATSCRKHEEVFICYGPHDNHRLLLEYGFVPVRNPHACVYVSEDTLVKYLPSTDKQMNKKISILKDHDFIENLTFGWDGPSWRLLTALKLLCLEAEELDSGRKTTARSQHEK is encoded by the exons ATGAAGAAAAGAGGAGGCAGAACAAGCCGGATCAGAAGAAGAAAACTCTTGAGAAACCCCGAATCTAGCAGAG TGAATGAGAGCTACAAGCCTGAATTTATAGAGCTTAAGAAGTGGCTGAAAGATAGGAAGTTTGAAGATGCAAATTTAATACCTGCTCGTTTTCCAG GTACAGGAAGAGGCCTGATGAGCAAAACATCCCTACAG GCGGGACAGATGATTATCTCGTTGCCTGAGAGTTGCCTGCTGACCACAGACACCGTGATTAGAAGCTACTTAGGGGCGTACATTGCTAA gtGGCAGCCTCCTCCGTCTCCCCTGCTGGCTCTGTGCGCCTTTCTGGTTTCAGAAAAGCATGCTGGGAATCAGTCGCCCTGGAAGCCTTACCTGGAGGTGTTACCAGAGGCCTACACCTGCCCTGTTTGTTTGGAGCCGGAAGTGGTGAATCTTCTTCCCAGACCTCTGAAAGCAAAGGCCAGAGAGCAGAGAACCCATGTGCGGGAGTTCTTTACCTCCTCCAGaggctttttctcttccctgcagcctctgTTTTCCCAGGCTGTCGAGAGCATCTTTAGCCACAGCGCCCTCCTGTGGGCTTGGTGCACCGTCAACACCAGGGCTGTGTACATGAAGCGCCCGCCGAGGCCCTGCCTTTCTGCAGAGCCAGACACCTACGCGCTCGCCCCCTACCTGGATCTGCTGAACCACAGCCCCCGCGTCCAG GTAAAAGCAGCATTTAATGAGGAAACTCGCTGTTATGAAATTAGAACGGCTACAAGCTGTAGAAAACACGAAGAGGTCTTCATCTGCTATGGTCCTCACGATAACCACCGTCTGCTCCTGGAGTATGGATTTGTTCCTGTCCGTAACCCTCATGCTTGTGTTTATGTCTCAGAAG aTACCCTTGTTAAATATCTTCCATCGACAGATAAGCAGATGAACAAaaagatttccattttaaaggatCATGACTTTATAGA AAATTTGACGTTTGGCTGGGATGGACCGTCTTGGCGATTACTCACAGCTCTTAAGCTGTTATGTCTGGAAGCTGAAGAATT GGACTCAGGGAGAAAAACTACTGCCCGGTCTCAGCACGAAAAATAG
- the SETD4 gene encoding SET domain-containing protein 4 isoform X2: MKKRGGRTSRIRRRKLLRNPESSRVNESYKPEFIELKKWLKDRKFEDANLIPARFPGTGRGLMSKTSLQAGQMIISLPESCLLTTDTVIRSYLGAYIAKWQPPPSPLLALCAFLVSEKHAGNQSPWKPYLEVLPEAYTCPVCLEPEVVNLLPRPLKAKAREQRTHVREFFTSSRGFFSSLQPLFSQAVESIFSHSALLWAWCTVNTRAVYMKRPPRPCLSAEPDTYALAPYLDLLNHSPRVQVKAAFNEETRCYEIRTATSCRKHEEVFICYGPHDNHRLLLEYGFVPVRNPHACVYVSEDTLVKYLPSTDKQMNKKISILKDHDFIDTCWKKVLLGEIISDTNEKTSLDIAQKICHYFIEETNAVLQKVSHMKDEESALINQLTLVETLWTEELKILQASAEILSSLQTAFT; the protein is encoded by the exons ATGAAGAAAAGAGGAGGCAGAACAAGCCGGATCAGAAGAAGAAAACTCTTGAGAAACCCCGAATCTAGCAGAG TGAATGAGAGCTACAAGCCTGAATTTATAGAGCTTAAGAAGTGGCTGAAAGATAGGAAGTTTGAAGATGCAAATTTAATACCTGCTCGTTTTCCAG GTACAGGAAGAGGCCTGATGAGCAAAACATCCCTACAG GCGGGACAGATGATTATCTCGTTGCCTGAGAGTTGCCTGCTGACCACAGACACCGTGATTAGAAGCTACTTAGGGGCGTACATTGCTAA gtGGCAGCCTCCTCCGTCTCCCCTGCTGGCTCTGTGCGCCTTTCTGGTTTCAGAAAAGCATGCTGGGAATCAGTCGCCCTGGAAGCCTTACCTGGAGGTGTTACCAGAGGCCTACACCTGCCCTGTTTGTTTGGAGCCGGAAGTGGTGAATCTTCTTCCCAGACCTCTGAAAGCAAAGGCCAGAGAGCAGAGAACCCATGTGCGGGAGTTCTTTACCTCCTCCAGaggctttttctcttccctgcagcctctgTTTTCCCAGGCTGTCGAGAGCATCTTTAGCCACAGCGCCCTCCTGTGGGCTTGGTGCACCGTCAACACCAGGGCTGTGTACATGAAGCGCCCGCCGAGGCCCTGCCTTTCTGCAGAGCCAGACACCTACGCGCTCGCCCCCTACCTGGATCTGCTGAACCACAGCCCCCGCGTCCAG GTAAAAGCAGCATTTAATGAGGAAACTCGCTGTTATGAAATTAGAACGGCTACAAGCTGTAGAAAACACGAAGAGGTCTTCATCTGCTATGGTCCTCACGATAACCACCGTCTGCTCCTGGAGTATGGATTTGTTCCTGTCCGTAACCCTCATGCTTGTGTTTATGTCTCAGAAG aTACCCTTGTTAAATATCTTCCATCGACAGATAAGCAGATGAACAAaaagatttccattttaaaggatCATGACTTTATAGA TACATGCTGGAAAAAAGTACTTCTTGGggaaataatttcagatacaaatgagaagacaagtTTGGACATAGCCCAGAAAATATGTCATTATTTCATAGAGGAGACTAATGCTGTGCTCCAAAAG GTTTCTCATATGAAAGATGAAGAATCGGCTTTGATAAACCAATTAACTTTGGTAGAAACGCTGTGGACAGAAGAGCTGAAGATTCTCCAGGCCTCTGCTGAGATCCTAAGCAGTTTGCAAACAGCTTTTACGTAA
- the SETD4 gene encoding SET domain-containing protein 4 isoform X3: MSKTSLQAGQMIISLPESCLLTTDTVIRSYLGAYIAKWQPPPSPLLALCAFLVSEKHAGNQSPWKPYLEVLPEAYTCPVCLEPEVVNLLPRPLKAKAREQRTHVREFFTSSRGFFSSLQPLFSQAVESIFSHSALLWAWCTVNTRAVYMKRPPRPCLSAEPDTYALAPYLDLLNHSPRVQVKAAFNEETRCYEIRTATSCRKHEEVFICYGPHDNHRLLLEYGFVPVRNPHACVYVSEDTLVKYLPSTDKQMNKKISILKDHDFIENLTFGWDGPSWRLLTALKLLCLEAEEFTCWKKVLLGEIISDTNEKTSLDIAQKICHYFIEETNAVLQKVSHMKDEESALINQLTLVETLWTEELKILQASAEILSSLQTAFT, encoded by the exons ATGAGCAAAACATCCCTACAG GCGGGACAGATGATTATCTCGTTGCCTGAGAGTTGCCTGCTGACCACAGACACCGTGATTAGAAGCTACTTAGGGGCGTACATTGCTAA gtGGCAGCCTCCTCCGTCTCCCCTGCTGGCTCTGTGCGCCTTTCTGGTTTCAGAAAAGCATGCTGGGAATCAGTCGCCCTGGAAGCCTTACCTGGAGGTGTTACCAGAGGCCTACACCTGCCCTGTTTGTTTGGAGCCGGAAGTGGTGAATCTTCTTCCCAGACCTCTGAAAGCAAAGGCCAGAGAGCAGAGAACCCATGTGCGGGAGTTCTTTACCTCCTCCAGaggctttttctcttccctgcagcctctgTTTTCCCAGGCTGTCGAGAGCATCTTTAGCCACAGCGCCCTCCTGTGGGCTTGGTGCACCGTCAACACCAGGGCTGTGTACATGAAGCGCCCGCCGAGGCCCTGCCTTTCTGCAGAGCCAGACACCTACGCGCTCGCCCCCTACCTGGATCTGCTGAACCACAGCCCCCGCGTCCAG GTAAAAGCAGCATTTAATGAGGAAACTCGCTGTTATGAAATTAGAACGGCTACAAGCTGTAGAAAACACGAAGAGGTCTTCATCTGCTATGGTCCTCACGATAACCACCGTCTGCTCCTGGAGTATGGATTTGTTCCTGTCCGTAACCCTCATGCTTGTGTTTATGTCTCAGAAG aTACCCTTGTTAAATATCTTCCATCGACAGATAAGCAGATGAACAAaaagatttccattttaaaggatCATGACTTTATAGA AAATTTGACGTTTGGCTGGGATGGACCGTCTTGGCGATTACTCACAGCTCTTAAGCTGTTATGTCTGGAAGCTGAAGAATT TACATGCTGGAAAAAAGTACTTCTTGGggaaataatttcagatacaaatgagaagacaagtTTGGACATAGCCCAGAAAATATGTCATTATTTCATAGAGGAGACTAATGCTGTGCTCCAAAAG GTTTCTCATATGAAAGATGAAGAATCGGCTTTGATAAACCAATTAACTTTGGTAGAAACGCTGTGGACAGAAGAGCTGAAGATTCTCCAGGCCTCTGCTGAGATCCTAAGCAGTTTGCAAACAGCTTTTACGTAA
- the SETD4 gene encoding SET domain-containing protein 4 isoform X1 — protein sequence MKKRGGRTSRIRRRKLLRNPESSRVNESYKPEFIELKKWLKDRKFEDANLIPARFPGTGRGLMSKTSLQAGQMIISLPESCLLTTDTVIRSYLGAYIAKWQPPPSPLLALCAFLVSEKHAGNQSPWKPYLEVLPEAYTCPVCLEPEVVNLLPRPLKAKAREQRTHVREFFTSSRGFFSSLQPLFSQAVESIFSHSALLWAWCTVNTRAVYMKRPPRPCLSAEPDTYALAPYLDLLNHSPRVQVKAAFNEETRCYEIRTATSCRKHEEVFICYGPHDNHRLLLEYGFVPVRNPHACVYVSEDTLVKYLPSTDKQMNKKISILKDHDFIENLTFGWDGPSWRLLTALKLLCLEAEEFTCWKKVLLGEIISDTNEKTSLDIAQKICHYFIEETNAVLQKVSHMKDEESALINQLTLVETLWTEELKILQASAEILSSLQTAFT from the exons ATGAAGAAAAGAGGAGGCAGAACAAGCCGGATCAGAAGAAGAAAACTCTTGAGAAACCCCGAATCTAGCAGAG TGAATGAGAGCTACAAGCCTGAATTTATAGAGCTTAAGAAGTGGCTGAAAGATAGGAAGTTTGAAGATGCAAATTTAATACCTGCTCGTTTTCCAG GTACAGGAAGAGGCCTGATGAGCAAAACATCCCTACAG GCGGGACAGATGATTATCTCGTTGCCTGAGAGTTGCCTGCTGACCACAGACACCGTGATTAGAAGCTACTTAGGGGCGTACATTGCTAA gtGGCAGCCTCCTCCGTCTCCCCTGCTGGCTCTGTGCGCCTTTCTGGTTTCAGAAAAGCATGCTGGGAATCAGTCGCCCTGGAAGCCTTACCTGGAGGTGTTACCAGAGGCCTACACCTGCCCTGTTTGTTTGGAGCCGGAAGTGGTGAATCTTCTTCCCAGACCTCTGAAAGCAAAGGCCAGAGAGCAGAGAACCCATGTGCGGGAGTTCTTTACCTCCTCCAGaggctttttctcttccctgcagcctctgTTTTCCCAGGCTGTCGAGAGCATCTTTAGCCACAGCGCCCTCCTGTGGGCTTGGTGCACCGTCAACACCAGGGCTGTGTACATGAAGCGCCCGCCGAGGCCCTGCCTTTCTGCAGAGCCAGACACCTACGCGCTCGCCCCCTACCTGGATCTGCTGAACCACAGCCCCCGCGTCCAG GTAAAAGCAGCATTTAATGAGGAAACTCGCTGTTATGAAATTAGAACGGCTACAAGCTGTAGAAAACACGAAGAGGTCTTCATCTGCTATGGTCCTCACGATAACCACCGTCTGCTCCTGGAGTATGGATTTGTTCCTGTCCGTAACCCTCATGCTTGTGTTTATGTCTCAGAAG aTACCCTTGTTAAATATCTTCCATCGACAGATAAGCAGATGAACAAaaagatttccattttaaaggatCATGACTTTATAGA AAATTTGACGTTTGGCTGGGATGGACCGTCTTGGCGATTACTCACAGCTCTTAAGCTGTTATGTCTGGAAGCTGAAGAATT TACATGCTGGAAAAAAGTACTTCTTGGggaaataatttcagatacaaatgagaagacaagtTTGGACATAGCCCAGAAAATATGTCATTATTTCATAGAGGAGACTAATGCTGTGCTCCAAAAG GTTTCTCATATGAAAGATGAAGAATCGGCTTTGATAAACCAATTAACTTTGGTAGAAACGCTGTGGACAGAAGAGCTGAAGATTCTCCAGGCCTCTGCTGAGATCCTAAGCAGTTTGCAAACAGCTTTTACGTAA